GTACCCATCCTAATTTCTTGCACACCTCCTCTAAGGTTAGATATTTAGCCATTGATAGCCTCTCGACTTTTGCATTTTCTATCCTCTTCTGCTCCTCTTCTTCATATTCCTGAGGTATTCCAAGATAGACCTGCAATCTGGAGAGGGCATCTCTGCCCCTTTGCCGCTTATAAGGTAGCATCCCTCTTATCGTGCGCCTTACCACTCTGTCTGGCATCTTTGGGAAATAAGGTCCTTTCTCTCGCGAACCTCTCTCCCTTCTCCTTCTGTAATCCTCTATCAGACGCTCCTTCGAGCCACTTACTATCACGCGTTCGGCATTTACAATTACTATCTGCTTATCTTTATCCCGCAACAGCTGTTTCGCTACTTCACTTGCCAATCGCCCCAGGATTTGCCCCTCACCATTTATTATCTCCATCTCGCTCATCACGTCACACAATCAATTATAGAATTATACGATTATACGATTATCTTCACACCCGAGCCTTTCGGGTTATCCCTTATCAGTTCCTCTATACTTATCCCCTTCCCAACGGTACTGATCTTATCATACGCTTTCTTACTGAAGCCCAGTGCTGCAATCGTGACCGATTTCTGGAGCGTACCGGCGCTCAGCACTTTACCCGGCACCACTATCGTATCGTTCTCGCTGGAATACCTATCTATCTTGCTCAGATTTACCACGGCATAATTCCTTCGCGGCTTCTCCAATCGCTTCGCTATATCATGCCATATAGCTGCATCGTGCTCTCGGGCAATTCTCTTCAATTCCCCTATCAGGGATACCAGCCGCGGATTTGTCTTACTCACCTTTCTCATCTCCTGCTCTGCCTCTTCAATTTTAAATCTTGTTTTATAAAAGTTTATTCATAAGATAAAAGGGTATAAGCGAAATGGTAGAGTTCAGGATTCCAGAAGAGATAAGCGCCTTCTTCGATGATGAATATGGGAAAATGCTACTGGTGAAGGGGGCACCGGACTCCGGTAAAACAGTCTTTGCGCTTACATTTGAGCATGTTAAAGGGAAATAGCGCTTATCTCGCAACGAGGGGTGATTCCGAGACGATGTGCAGGCAGCATCCATGGATAAAAGATGAGATAGCGAAGACAAGGAGCCGGAGAGGTGTGGTAATCGGCTTTATTGGAGCAGATAGAGGGAGGGGAGGATTTGACTACTTCGCGTCCACACATATCAGAACCATGCAGAACCATGTTCATCTCTGGGTGTACCGTGCATCAGGGGGGAAGTACCAAGAACCGAGATACACGCCCTCGAGTTAGATATCACCAGGGATAGTAATCTTGAGATAAGACTTACACCCATCGTATGATAGATATCAACCTCTTATCCTTCTGCTTCTGCTCTGCTATTCTGATCTACGCATGCTATTCAGACATAAAGCGGGGGAGGGTATCAAATTGGGTCTGGATACTTATGATAGCAGTAGGGGCTCCTCTCCAGTTACAGACTCCTGGTTCGTGGTTTGCCTTTTCTCCTCACATTATCTTCATACGTTATCCTCATCCATTCTCTTCACATTTACTCTGAGCTATCTATTCTTCCGACTGCGACTGTTCGGCGGTGCGGATGCGAAATGCCTGATTTGCCTCTCGATACTGATACCTGAACAGCCACTTGCGCAATATCCATTTCCGGTTGCCCTCACCACGCTCCTGAATGCTGCTCTTTTCTCACTCGTCACCCCTATCTCATTATTTATTCGTTTATAATCTCCTGAAGTTAAGTCCTGATGAACTGAGAGCTCACGGGTGCGGGAAGTGGGAGTTACACCAGAGTTGGCAAACCATGTCATTGTATGCAGTGAGAGCATGAAGAGGAAGTTGAGGGGTTTGTTTGAGCTCGATGATAATGATAACATCTCGGTGGTCCCGAATGGTGTGGACATTGCAAGGTTTAATTGATGGATAAAAGCGCTATGAAGGAGCGATTCTGCGGCTCTCGCAGTGCAAAGATGATTCTATTCCCTGGCAGGTTAGTATATCAGAAGGGAGTAAATGTACTGATAGGCGTGCTGTCACGTGTTTTAGCCGCCTGTCCTGATGCGAGGCTGGTAATTGTAGGTGAGGGACCGATGAGGAGGCTACTGGAAAGAGACGTATCTTTCCTGGGTATCAAGAAAGATCTTGTTTTCACTGGCCATCTCGATGATTGGGCAGTCCGATGCTTATTGAAAGCTGCGGATGTCCTCGTTGTGCCCTCCGTTATACGAACATTTTGGAATCGTTGCGCTGGAAGCGATGGCGGCAATGGCGCCTGTTGTTGCTTCTGATGGCGGTGGCATCTCGAATCATAATAAATAATGATGAGGGTGTAAAAGTACCACCAGACAACTCAGAGGCACTTGCCAATGCTATCTATCATAATGCTATCATAAAAGTTCTCCACACAGATGATACAGATGTGAAGGTAGAGGTGGAGGCGAAGGAATTATGGAGATATCAATACTCATGAGCAGGAGGAGCTCATTAAGACTGGTTTATTATCCGGAGAGAAGAGAGTGGTTTTTATATAAAGAAATAGATGTTTATTTATGAACTTTTCATGAGGGGGAGTAATTGATGAGATTCATAAAGTGGTTCGAAGAGGTTGGACGTAATGATGTCGCACTGGTTGGTGGTAAGAACGCATCGCTCGGTGAGATGATAAGGAATCTCAGTAGTGAAGGTGTGAATGTGCCTTCAGGATTCGCCATTACTGCTGAGGCATATAAATACCTGATAAAGGAAGCAGGCATAGGAAGTGAGATCAGGGATATACTCGAGGGTCTGGATACGCATGATATGGAGGACCTGTCCAGGCGTGGTAGCAAGATAAGGAGTATAATAAGAGATGCCAGATGCCCACCAGACCTGGAGGATGAGATAAGAGCGGCATACAGAGAGATGGAGTCCAGGTATGGTAAGAACGTGGACGTGGCAGTGAGGAGCAGTGCAACTGCGGAGGACCTGCCGACTGCGAGCTTTGCGGGGCAGCAGGAGACGTATCTGAATGTAAGGGGCGAGAATGAATTGATCGAGAAGGTCATGGAGTGCTTTGCCTCTCTATTCACTGACAGAGCGATTTCATATCGTGTAGATAAAGGATTTGACCATTTTAGTGTTTATCTATCTGTGGGTGTGCAGAAGATGGTTCGCTCTGATCTGGCATGTGCAGGTGTCATGTTCACAATAGATACCGAATCGGGGTTCAGAGATGCGGTTTACATCACCGGTGCTTATGGACTGGGCGAGAATGTGGTGCAGGGCATAGTGAATCCCGACCAGTTCTATGTATTTAAGCCGACATTGAAGAAAGGCTACAGACCGCTGGTGGAGAAGAAACTGGGTACGAAGCGTAAGAAGTTGATCTATCGTAAGAATAGAGCAGGAACGAAGCAGAAGCTGGTGAGACCAGAGGAGCAGAAGAAGTTCGTATTGAGTGATGATGAAGTACTTACACTCGCGAGATGGGCTTGTATAATAGAGGAGCATTACGGTATGCCTATGGATATCGAATGGGCAAAAGACGGACTGACAAAAGAGCTCTTTGTAGTACAGGCGAGACCAGAGACCGTGCATTCGCAGCGTAATGTCGCGCAGCTTGAGACTTATGTACTGGAAGAGGACAGGAACGCATTGAAGGAGAAGTTGCTGGTGGAGGGCGAAGCAGTGGGGACAAAGATCGGACAGGGAGAGGTGAATGTGATAGAGAATGCGCGAGATATCCACAAATTTGAGCCGGGGCAGATTCTCGTCACCGAGATGACCGATCCTGACTGGGAGCCGATAATGAAGATTGCAGGTGCGATCGTTACAGATAGAGGTGGTAGGACATGTCATGCAGCTATTATATCAAGAGAGCTGGGAATACCGTGTGTGATAGGCACAGTTCAGGGTACGAAGGTTTTGAGGAATGTGAAGGAAGTCACAGTGGATTGCTCAGATGGTGTGGGGCGTGTGTACGAGGGAAGGCTGAAGTATCGGCGGGACAGGGTACCGCTGGACCAGCTACCACGAACACGAACCAAGATAATGATGAATATTGGTGTTCCAAGCAATGCATTTGTTCAGGGACAAATTCCAAATGATGGCGTTGGGTTAGCACGTGAGGAGTTCATTATCAATTCTTACATTGGGATTCACCCGCTGGCATTGATAGATTATGAAGAATTGAAGGAGAAGGCGAAGGGGGATAGGAAGATAGCGCGGGTGATAAGAGCGATAGATGCACGAAGTGCCTCATACGATGACAAGGCGCAGTTCTTCATTGACAATCTGGCGATGGGGATAGGGAAGATAGCAGCGGGATTTTATCCGAACGATGTGATTGTGCGATTATCGGATTTTAAGACGAACGAATATGCGAATCTAATCGGGGGTTATTTATACGAACCTGAAGAGAGCAACCCGATGCTGGGCTGGCGAGGTGCCTCAAGGTATTATGATGAGCGATTCAAACCCGCATTTGGTCTGGAATGTAAAGCGATAAAGAAGGTGCGGGATGAAATGGGACTGACGAATGTGAAAGTGATGGTGCCCTTCTGCCGAACGCCGGAAGAGGGCAGGAAGGTGATAGAAGTGATGGAGGAGTTTGGATTGAAGCAGGGTGAAAACGGACTGGAAGTATACGTGATGTGCGAGATACCCTCAAATGTGATACTCGCAGACGAATTTGCAGATGTATTTGATGGCTTCAGCATAGGCTCAAATGACCTTACGCAGCTGACTCTGGGTTTGGATCGTGATTCTGACCTCGTAGCACATATATTCGATGAGCGAAATGAAGCAGTGAAGAGGCTGGTGAAGTATGTCATAGATGTAGCACACAGGCATGAGCCGAGGAGGAAGATAGGAATCTGTGGACAGGCACCGAGTGACTTCCCGGAATTCGCTGAATTCCTCGTTGAATGCGGGATAGACTCAATGTCCCTGAATCCTGATGTGGTGATATCCACACGATTGAATATAGCGAAGACGGAGAAGCGATTAGCGGAGCAGGGCAAATTATAAGTTAGGTAGTTGAGATGTGAGATATGTATATAAGAATAATGGCTATTGACGTTGTTAGGGTACCACCAGAGCGGTTGGGAGAGGATTTAGTGAGCACAGTGAAGGAGTTACTGAGGGATAAGCTGGAGGGGCGGATGGATAAGAAGATCGGAATGTTCATTGCCATACTGGACGTTGTGGAGATGAAAGAAGGGCGGATAATGATAGGAGATGGAGGAGTGTATTATGAGACGGTCTTTGATGCCATCGTCTTCAGACCAGAGCTGCAGGAGATAGTGGAAGGGGAGGTAGTGGAGATAGTGGATTTTGGCGCTTTCGTTGAGATCGGTCCCCTGGATGGGTTACTGCATATCAGTCAGATAACCGATGAATTCATATCCTATGACGAGAAGGGAGCAAAACTCATCACCAAGGAGACAAACAGGACGCTGAGTGAGGGCGATAAAGTGCGTGCACGAATAGTCGCGGTCTCTCTCAATGAACAGGACCCTGGTGATAGTAAGATAGGACTGACGATGAGACAACCGGGTCTGGGTAAGATAGAATGGATAGAGGAGGAGCGCGAGAAGGAAGCGAAGAGGTTAGAGTGAAAATAAATGGAACGAGCATGCAGGGATTGTCACAGGATAATAGAGGAAGGCAAATCGGTCTGTAAATGCGGCTCCAATTCCATCAGTAAAGACTGGAGCGGATATGTGGTAATTGTGGATGCAGAAAGTTCAGAGATAGCGAAGAAACTGGGTATAAAAAGGGAAGGGCGCTATGCATTGAAGGTAAGATAATAAAAAAACATTTCTTTCAAAAATAAAAAACAAATCAAACCCAAATCTTGAACCCCTAAACCATTCCGATTTTAGCCTTTATTGCTTCTATCTCATGCTCTATCTTCGCAAACTTATCTTCCATATAGGACCTCAAGTCCTCTCGTAACGATCTTATCTCCGTAACAATTTCATTTTTGCTCTGCTCTATCGCCTCAATTGTAGCATCCTGTTTCTCCAGCATCCTTTTCCCTATACTCACCGACTCTTCGCCAAGCGCCACTGACTTCTCGCCTAACTCCACTGACCTTTCACTTAGCGCTACCAATTTCTCGCCTAACGCTACTGACTTCTCACCCAACTCCACTGACCTTTCACCTAACGCTACCGATTTCTCACCTAACTCCACTGACCTCTCGCTTAATGCTACCGATCTCTCACCCAACTCTACAGACTTCTCGCCCAATGCTACCGACTTCTCACCCAACTCCACTGACCTTTCACCTAACGCTACCGATTTCTCGCCTAACTCCACTGACCTCTCGCTTAGCGCTACCGATCTCTCACCAAGCGCTACTGACTTCTCACCAAGTTCCACTGATTTCTCACCAAGTTCCACTGACTTATATAACAAAGCTCCAGCGGTATCCAGGCGTTCAAATAGTTCTTCACGCCAGTCGCCACGTTTTATCTCAAAATATTCAAATTCGTGCTTATACGGTTCAAAACTAACCTCAACGCTTTCTACATCTATCGGGAATCTCTTTATTTTTAGTTGCTCAATAAACTGAGTTATGTTCGCATCGCTACCTTCTGCAACGATTTTAACGTCATAGGGCTTTAAATTCTCAACAAAACCACTTATGCTCAACTTCCGTGCTATCTTCGCCACAACATCTCTATACCCTACACGCTGCACTTCGCCTTTTACAATCAATATTGCCCTTTTCATTGCACTTCTCTCCTCACCCGTTGCCCGCTGCCTCGGCATTTTATTCTTTCGCTGGTATCTATAAGAGAAAGAGAAAGAATAGTATATAAAATTACGGCTCATCTCATCTCATCTGAGTTTATTGTTTTCACGTCATCCCGATTTTCGCTTTTATCGCTTCTATCTTATTCTCATGCTCGATTTTACCAAACTTAACTTCTTATCGAAGCTCCGCATCAAAGCAGCTATCTCACTCTCTTACCCTGGAGCATCCACCCCCCCCCGCCTCTCAAAACTATCACATCCTCTTCACCTTCAATAAACCACCCTGACGCTTCCGTCTTCCCGATTCTCGGTAAATCCTTTCACGTTGAACGAATCGGCAGTATTCTTGATGAACGTCCGGAATTCCTGCCATCTGTACATTTCCCCTTATCCTTACGTCTGCCGCCCTTTTCATCATGTTTTTGGTTTGGGTTTGTAGCAGTATCAGGGACAGGAGTGGATTCCAGCCTTTTTGCTTCTGGATAGGCAGGATGTTGCATGTCTGAGAAGGGCACCAAAACGTTGTTTTCCCGCGCGTTTAGGACTCAAGCTTGGTAGATTCAAAGTTCAAAATGATAACTGTCCCTTCTTTGATCTCAAATTCTTAATAGCACGTTTAATAAAACACTAAATAAAAATAAAAGGGGAAAAAAAAAGCAACCCCGCAAACTTTTATTTATTCTCCTCTCTGGTCTTATCTTATTTCCTTCTCCTCAGCACGAGGTATGCAATTGCGAGCAAGCCTGCAATGGTGAATACCGAAGCACCGAAACCTGGTGTTGGCTTTGGTGTGGGCGTAGGTGTTTCTGGTGCTGGTGTTGCTGTAGCCGGTGCTGGTGTAGGCGTTTCTGGTGCTGCAGTTGGCGCTGGCGTAGGTGTTACTCCAGTTGGTAGCGGTGTGGGCGCAGGTGTTGCACCTGGTGCTAATATCTCCACTGTTACTGTATCTGTATTGCCATCACCATCATCTGCTTCAAGCGTATATGTTCCAGGTTTCACACCCGTAGTGTCAATCGTAGCTTCGAACACTCCTTCTTCTGGAGTAGGCCATTCTACTTCCGCTATTCCTACAGGTAAGTCCATAGGTCCCGCGAAAGTGGAAATCGTTATTAGCGTATCAGATTCGCGGTTCGTTGTTCCACTTACGTACAATGGTTCACCAACTGTCACTGTCTCTACCTGATTAAACCGAACATATGCAGGCTCTAGTTCAAAGGTCAATAGTACGAGTAGATCGTCACTTCCTGCCCTGTCAATAGTACAGTCCTGGATTATTGATAATATCTGTGCTTGATCTTTACCCCTAATATCGCCAAACATTTCGGCTTCGATTTCCCCTGCTCCAACACTTTCCGTAAAACCGGCGTACTCACCATCACGCCCGGGCGAAAGAACCAGTGCTAACCACATACCGGTATCCAGACCTTCGGTCATTGTTATATCCTCGTCGAATTCATCGTTCTTGTCCACTGACGATGCTATTATCTTAAGCCCGTTTTCTATACTTGGTTTATCCGCACCCCTGGCATATCCTTTGGGTCCTATAAGGATTATATCCACATTGTCCACACCGGTCGCTGTACCCTCTATCGTATAGTCGTCACCTTCAGCAATTACTTTCCTCGGCTGTGTCGCATTGAGTGCACCACTGACTAACCTTATACTCGTCTTACCGTCTTCATCTTCACTCTCGTAGGTCTTTACTTTATCCCAGTTATCCTTCGTCACAAATTTTGGATCAATGAAAACATCAATTGTGTATGAGCCTGTGGTCAACCCTTCTGTCTTCCATTTCACCTCGAATTCGTTGTTCTCGTCTACTGCCTCCTTAAATACTTTATCCGCATCTTCTATAACTATGTAAACTTTATCACCCGCGCTTATAGCTCCTTTTATTTTTACTTCTTCGCCAATCACCGCAGTTGATGGTATATCAAAAGTTACCTCTATCTCTGTTACCTCTACGTCCACGTCATCATCGTCCTTACTATCCACTATCTCACTGTCTTTTACAAATTCTATTTCTTCGGTAAGTTCCTTGTCTTCCGTCATAGGCGTATCATACACGTGTATTGTATATGTCCTCTCATCTGCATTTGTTGTACTGATCTTGACATCTGCGATACCATCACTACCTGTCTTTATCCATGCTGCCAGATTCGGCGCGTCTTTTGAAATCACTTCCTCTCCTGACAGTTTCTTAACATCGCCCGCCATTTTTATCTCCGGCGGTTCGTCTGTATCCACGCCCGTAACTGTAAGATAATAGTAAGCCCTTGGGTTGCCTCTAATCTTTAGAACGATGTCCTCACCTTTAACTACTTCTTCTTCCACTGCCTCTATCGAAAGTTCCTCACTGCATAGCCTGAATTCATACTCCGGTGATGAGACATCCAGTAGATTACAACTTTCTTTATCTGTCTCTATTACAACCCTGTACTCGCCGGTGTCCATATCCTCTAAGTCTATTGCATCAGAATATGGTGGAGCTTTGGTAGTCCAGATAGGAGTTAAGTCAGTAACAAAGAATGTTGTGGAAATTGCAGGAATATCACTGAGACTTACACCATCTATGGATTGAACTTCTGTATCGTCCGGGTCATAAAGTTTGATATCAACTTTCGCACTCGGAATCTTCCCGCCAAAGTTCGGCTCTATTTTGAATACTATCTCAGAACTGACTGGAACACTTTTTCCCACCACTGAATCCTGCTTTATATTATTTAATATTACATCACCCGTTATCTCTGGTTCGGCAATGTATATGAGTTTACCATCATATTTGGCACCGCCACCAACGCACTTATATTTACCTTCTGTAACTGACGGAACAGTCCATCCTTTAGCATTTACTGTTATTGGAGACACACCTTCGGTAGCTGTATCTTTGACACCTTCAAGCTTGAAATCAGGGTCTCCGGCATCACCATATCTACTATTACCATTTGTATCGAACTTCAGACCCTGTTCACCAATGTATACAGTATCATTGGCGTCTATCTCGTTAGCTGCTTGTCTTCCCACCGCCACAGGGATTATTGCTGCAAATACTAACGTCAGTGTAATCGCCACTATTGCAAGCCCTGTTATCGCTTTTACTCTATTCTTAGTATCCATTTTTGCGTCTTCACCTCCTAAGTTTTTTTATCGAAAAGGGGATATATAAAACTTTGGGTAAACACTCTGCACTCTGCTCCGCTGCTCTGACCTTCTCTTCGCTTTACTTTGCTGTACTCTTATCGCTTCTCGCTGCATTTCTCTTTTCCCCTTCTTCTTTTATTCTTCTCCCCTCTTCTATCCTATTCTTCACTTGGTATATATAACTTTATGTTTTTCGGTTTTTTTCTTTCTCTTCTGGTACGCATTTCTTTTAGCGCCCGCACCATAGCGCTCCCATCTTCTGATATAGATGAGCGTTCGTTATTAGTATGACATGCTACATGATATATGTTAGATATGGAATAGAACAATAGGATATATAAAACTTTTGATAATACGCGGGGCTTCTAAAAACTACTATGGATAATTTTACTATATCCATATATGCCCGTAAGTCTCATCGCCATCACCGGTACGCCGGGAACAGGCAAGACCTCGGTATGCCGCGCACTTGAGCCTATAAGCGAATATAACATCATCAATTTGAATGCGGTCATCAAGAGCAAAGGGTTCTACACCGGTATAGACGATGATAGGGGATGCCTTATAGCCGACCTCACCAGATTAGAGGATTACATAAAGAGTGAGGTAGAGAATAGCGAGAAGCAGGTGGTGATTGAGAGTCATCTTGCGCATCTACTTCAACCTGATGTAGCCATCGTGCTCCGTACCAATCCTGTGATACTCGCCTCGCGATTGATGCAAAAAGGCTTCACGATGCGGAAGATAGAGGAGAATGTGGAAGCGGAGATGCTGGATGTTATTCTTATAGAAGCAGTGGATTTATGCAAGGTTGTATACGAAGTGGACACTACTACCAGTGCTATATCGGAGACCGCATCCACAATACGCGAGATTATAGATACGGAGAGCGGCATAGACGCGAGTAGAAAGAAATCACTACGCCTCAAATTCCGCCCGGGCTCTATAAACAGGAACTGGCTAACATTAACGTACCCGGAGCCTGTCCGCAATCGCTCTTATATCATTT
Above is a genomic segment from Methanophagales archaeon containing:
- a CDS encoding 50S ribosomal protein L13, which translates into the protein MEIINGEGQILGRLASEVAKQLLRDKDKQIVIVNAERVIVSGSKERLIEDYRRRRERGSREKGPYFPKMPDRVVRRTIRGMLPYKRQRGRDALSRLQVYLGIPQEYEEEEQKRIENAKVERLSMAKYLTLEEVCKKLGWVPKQR
- a CDS encoding 50S ribosomal protein L18e, producing MRKVSKTNPRLVSLIGELKRIAREHDAAIWHDIAKRLEKPRRNYAVVNLSKIDRYSSENDTIVVPGKVLSAGTLQKSVTIAALGFSKKAYDKISTVGKGISIEELIRDNPKGSGVKIIV
- a CDS encoding prepilin peptidase, with the translated sequence MIDINLLSFCFCSAILIYACYSDIKRGRVSNWVWILMIAVGAPLQLQTPGSWFAFSPHIIFIRYPHPFSSHLL
- a CDS encoding glycosyltransferase — protein: MREVGVTPELANHVIVCSESMKRKLRGLFELDDNDNISVVPNGVDIARFN
- a CDS encoding glycosyltransferase family 4 protein gives rise to the protein MKERFCGSRSAKMILFPGRLVYQKGVNVLIGVLSRVLAACPDARLVIVGEGPMRRLLERDVSFLGIKKDLVFTGHLDDWAVRCLLKAADVLVVPSVIRTFWNRCAGSDGGNGACCCF
- the ppsA gene encoding phosphoenolpyruvate synthase; translated protein: MRFIKWFEEVGRNDVALVGGKNASLGEMIRNLSSEGVNVPSGFAITAEAYKYLIKEAGIGSEIRDILEGLDTHDMEDLSRRGSKIRSIIRDARCPPDLEDEIRAAYREMESRYGKNVDVAVRSSATAEDLPTASFAGQQETYLNVRGENELIEKVMECFASLFTDRAISYRVDKGFDHFSVYLSVGVQKMVRSDLACAGVMFTIDTESGFRDAVYITGAYGLGENVVQGIVNPDQFYVFKPTLKKGYRPLVEKKLGTKRKKLIYRKNRAGTKQKLVRPEEQKKFVLSDDEVLTLARWACIIEEHYGMPMDIEWAKDGLTKELFVVQARPETVHSQRNVAQLETYVLEEDRNALKEKLLVEGEAVGTKIGQGEVNVIENARDIHKFEPGQILVTEMTDPDWEPIMKIAGAIVTDRGGRTCHAAIISRELGIPCVIGTVQGTKVLRNVKEVTVDCSDGVGRVYEGRLKYRRDRVPLDQLPRTRTKIMMNIGVPSNAFVQGQIPNDGVGLAREEFIINSYIGIHPLALIDYEELKEKAKGDRKIARVIRAIDARSASYDDKAQFFIDNLAMGIGKIAAGFYPNDVIVRLSDFKTNEYANLIGGYLYEPEESNPMLGWRGASRYYDERFKPAFGLECKAIKKVRDEMGLTNVKVMVPFCRTPEEGRKVIEVMEEFGLKQGENGLEVYVMCEIPSNVILADEFADVFDGFSIGSNDLTQLTLGLDRDSDLVAHIFDERNEAVKRLVKYVIDVAHRHEPRRKIGICGQAPSDFPEFAEFLVECGIDSMSLNPDVVISTRLNIAKTEKRLAEQGKL
- a CDS encoding DNA-directed RNA polymerase, which encodes MYIRIMAIDVVRVPPERLGEDLVSTVKELLRDKLEGRMDKKIGMFIAILDVVEMKEGRIMIGDGGVYYETVFDAIVFRPELQEIVEGEVVEIVDFGAFVEIGPLDGLLHISQITDEFISYDEKGAKLITKETNRTLSEGDKVRARIVAVSLNEQDPGDSKIGLTMRQPGLGKIEWIEEEREKEAKRLE
- a CDS encoding DNA-directed RNA polymerase, subunit E'', encoding MERACRDCHRIIEEGKSVCKCGSNSISKDWSGYVVIVDAESSEIAKKLGIKREGRYALKVR
- a CDS encoding acylphosphatase; this encodes MPRQRATGEERSAMKRAILIVKGEVQRVGYRDVVAKIARKLSISGFVENLKPYDVKIVAEGSDANITQFIEQLKIKRFPIDVESVEVSFEPYKHEFEYFEIKRGDWREELFERLDTAGALLYKSVELGEKSVELGEKSVALGERSVALSERSVELGEKSVALGERSVELGEKSVALGEKSVELGERSVALSERSVELGEKSVALGERSVELGEKSVALGEKLVALSERSVELGEKSVALGEESVSIGKRMLEKQDATIEAIEQSKNEIVTEIRSLREDLRSYMEDKFAKIEHEIEAIKAKIGMV
- a CDS encoding acylphosphatase, with protein sequence MYRWQEFRTFIKNTADSFNVKGFTENREDGSVRVVY
- a CDS encoding adenylate kinase family protein gives rise to the protein MPVSLIAITGTPGTGKTSVCRALEPISEYNIINLNAVIKSKGFYTGIDDDRGCLIADLTRLEDYIKSEVENSEKQVVIESHLAHLLQPDVAIVLRTNPVILASRLMQKGFTMRKIEENVEAEMLDVILIEAVDLCKVVYEVDTTTSAISETASTIREIIDTESGIDASRKKSLRLKFRPGSINRNWLTLTYPEPVRNRSYII